The proteins below come from a single Eucalyptus grandis isolate ANBG69807.140 chromosome 3, ASM1654582v1, whole genome shotgun sequence genomic window:
- the LOC104437194 gene encoding neurofilament heavy polypeptide, with protein MATKPKESTSLVKKKKVASPSDHHQTSMAQTKRPSPTLKQSNLLSSPTTSVAPTASDKQLPNYLKPTLSSRVESPKPGTKKHVSLLPGASAQKPHLSRRNSFDKSESSAQMQKIYTSSSPRERSLTVKSLSFSSQSSGLARPVLDRTSKTPKAGPAKSQASTIAGNKATRKSSVSTPLTIKKETGRLSRTPSNPDEISEILNAESGNLDNKKPEVKDVEEVVIVKVESDHAVDVAPDLQKPKDIIDEHDDIILAGDELVKDQETLVDQARVISTVEDHIHDSTESSQGEAEDTEDKLTEQEATETLLGDKIGEDKDQISSDETDIIQEEISTEVATPEDKIEDHAHKKTDTITAETGEAEATSEKPEQAGEGQNLNKPISSDDERKDAPAESTVKEEAKPLTIKTISLRRARDLVRGTRRRNRQHTTT; from the coding sequence ATGGCAACGAAACCGAAAGAGAGCACCTCTCtggtgaagaaaaagaaggtcgCGTCTCCTTCAGATCATCATCAAACCAGCATGGCCCAAACCAAACGACCTAGTCCGACTTTAAAGCAATCCAACTTATTATCTTCTCCAACCACCAGTGTCGCTCCGACAGCATCAGATAAGCAACTCCCGAATTATCTAAAACCGACATTGAGCTCACGGGTTGAATCGCCAAAGCCAGGAACGAAGAAACATGTCTCATTGTTGCCTGGAGCCTCTGCTCAGAAGCCTCATCTCTCCAGAAGAAACTCTTTTGACAAGTCTGAATCATCTGCTCAGATGCAGAAGATCTACACTTCATCCAGTCCAAGAGAGAGGTCCTTAACAGTTAAAAGTTTATCTTTCTCTTCCCAATCCTCTGGTTTGGCAAGGCCAGTTTTGGACAGGACCTCAAAAACACCTAAAGCTGGTCCTGCCAAGTCCCAGGCTTCAACCATAGCTGGAAATAAGGCCACAAGGAAGAGTTCAGTTTCAACTCCCTTAACCATCAAGAAGGAGACCGGTAGGTTGAGTAGAACTCCGAGCAATCCTGACGAAATTTCAGAGATACTGAATGCCGAATCAGGAAACTTAGACAACAAGAAACCAGAGGTGAAAGACGTGGAAGAGGTTGTCATCGTGAAGGTTGAGAGTGATCATGCAGTAGATGTTGCCCCAGATTTGCAGAAACCTAAAGATATCATTGATGAACATGATGATATCATCCTGGCAGGTGATGAACTTGTGAAAGATCAAGAGACTCTGGTTGATCAGGCTCGTGTCATTTCCACGGTGGAGGACCACATTCATGATTCAACTGAATCTTCCCAGGGAGAAGCAGAAGATACCGAGGACAAATTAACTGAACAAGAAGCTACTGAAACCCTTCTTGGTGACAAAATTGGTGAAGATAAAGATCAAATTTCTAGTGATGAGACTGATATTATACAAGAGGAGATCTCAACAGAAGTTGCTACACCAGAAGATAAAATAGAAGATCACGCCCACAAAAAGACCGACACCATCACAGCAGAAACTGGAGAAGCAGAGGCAACAAGTGAGAAGCCAGAGCAGGCTGGTGAAGGGCAAAACCTGAACAAGCCCATATCATCAGATGATGAAAGGAAAGATGCGCCAGCAGAGAGCACAGtgaaagaagaagcaaagccaTTGACGATCAAGACCATTTCCCTTCGAAGAGCCAGAGACCTAGTCAGGGGAACTCGAAGAAGGAATCGCCAGCATACAACGACGTGA
- the LOC104437196 gene encoding uncharacterized protein LOC104437196 — protein MDEFSGERTLHKFSAPSRGSSLVMRDTASSRARKAQICSRLGCSSRINAVGSQTACIDKCRYARPSFRPVTNGKEIAESSSRSNLSASSQRKSFLDRQKKYSSQLDPDSSETSSVQDEPDVSEDNPPPGKIQRGLHLESGAAEFREVVPTEMGSSSAASSSRSVDNNSLDISSDKIDGPTNSSVSMASRSISQPARTNLSRCGLRNIRCNSASNVIPSNGSPSNPMLNRKKDVIKKSNVEGEASSSTRGKIVGRPSLEGQNSSSEPGISISESRRARCRALNRDSGVTSLRTQRSNSCAEPRGSYQGNLSRSRNRSRAMTMQAHQSPMAAENASSSPCNFSVESASSRASAYSRPSSSSESSRRVIPSGLAEIGISRSLMNQDRFQHYNMNGIAEVLLALERIEQDEELTYEQLIALETNIFLNGMNFYDQHRDMRLDIDNMSYEDLLALEERMGNVSTALTEEALVKCIKKEVHHTTASASGQNDDVKCSVCQEEYVAGDEVGRLACEHVYHLSCIQQWLRLKNWCPICKGSAEPSLSSSPSQPTS, from the exons ATGGATGAATTTTCTGGAGAGAGAACTCTTCATAAGTTTTCTGCACCTTCTAGGGGATCCAGTTTGGTGATGAGGGATACGGCAAGTAGTAGGGCTCGGAAGGCTCAAATTTGCAGCAGGTTGGGATGTAGCAGCAGAATTAATGCAGTAGGTTCCCAAACTGCTTGCATAGACAAGTGCAGATATGCAAGGCCCTCGTTTCGTCCTGTAACGAATGGGAAAGAAATAGCGGAGAGCTCTTCGAGAAGTAATCTGTCAGCAAGCAGTCAAAGGAAATCCTTCCTGGATCGTCAGAAGAAATATTCTTCTCAGCTAGATCCTGATTCATCTGAAACAAGCAGTGTTCAAGATGAACCCGATGTTTCAGAGGACAACCCACCACCGGGAAAGATCCAAAGAGGACTTCATCTTGAAAGTGGGGCTGCTGAATTTAGGGAAGTTGTACCTACAGAGATGGGAAGTTCTAGTGCAGCATCGAGTTCAAGATCTGTGGACAACAATTCCCTCGATATAAGTTCTGATAAAATAGATGGTCCCACGAATTCCTCTGTTTCCATGGCATCAAGAAGCATCAGCCAGCCTGCACGAACTAATCTTAGTCGCTGTGGTTTGAGAAACATTAGGTGTAATTCAGCATCTAATGTCATCCCTTCCAATGGATCACCATCAAATCCAATGCTTAACAGAAAGAAGGATGTGATAAAGAAGTCAAATGTTGAAGGTGAAGCTAGTTCTTCAACTAGAGGTAAGATTGTTGGCAGACCATCATTAGAAGGACAAAATTCCAGTTCTGAACCAGGCATATCCATATCGGAGTCAAGACGAGCAAGATGCAGGGCTCTTAATCGGGACAGTGGTGTCACATCTTTGAGGACTCAAAGGTCGAATAGTTGTGCTGAGCCAAGGGGCTCATATCAAGGTAATTTGAGCAGGTCTCGAAACAGGTCCCGTGCTATGACCATGCAGGCCCATCAATCTCCAATGGCAGCTGAGAATGCTTCCTCTTCACCTTGCAACTTTTCTGTCGAATCTGCCTCTAGTCGTGCGTCTGCATACAGTCGGCCAAGTAGCAGCAGCGAGAGTTCACGGCGTGTGATACCATCTGGTCTTGCGGAAATTGGCATCAGCCGCTCCTTGATGAATCAGGATAGGTTTCAACATTACAATATGAATGGTATTGCAGAG GTATTATTGGCTCTTGAGAGGATTGAACAAGATGAGGAACTAACTTATGAG CAATTAATTGCTCTGGAAACTAATATATTTCTTAACGGGATGAACTTCTATGATCAACACAGAGATATGAGACTGGATATTGATAATATGTCGTATGAG GACCTGTTGGCTCTAGAGGAGAGGATGGGTAATGTAAGCACTGCATTGACAGAAGAAGCATTGGTGAAGTGTATCAAGAAAGAAGTACACCATACTACAGCTTCTGCCAGTGGGCAGAATGATGATGTCAAATGCAGTGTCTGTCAG GAGGAGTATGTAGCAGGAGATGAAGTTGGGAGGTTGGCCTGTGAACATGTGTATCACTTGTCCTGTATACAGCAGTGGCTGCGGCTCAAGAACTGGTGTCCTATTTGTAAGGGCTCAGCAGAACCCTCACTGTCATCTTCCCCGTCGCAACCGACGAGTTGA